From one Bacteroides fragilis NCTC 9343 genomic stretch:
- a CDS encoding efflux RND transporter permease subunit codes for MKVSFFIDRPVFSIVISILIVIIGIIGLTMLPVDQYPQITPPVVKISASYPGASALTVSQAVATPIEQEINGTPGMLYMESNSSNSGGFSATVTFDVSADPDLAAVEIQNRVKLAESRLPAEVIQNGISVEKQAPSQLMTLTLMSSDPKFDEIYLSNFATINVLDVIRRIPGVGRVSNIGSRYYAMQIWAEPDKLANFGLTVQDLQNALKDQNRESAAGVLGQQPVKGLDVTIPITTQGRLSTVEQFENIVIRANTNGSIIRLRDVARVSLEASSYSTESGINGKNAAVLGIYMLPGANAMEVAKSVKEAMDEISKNFPEGLSYEVPFDMTTYISESIHEVYKTLFEALILVVLVVYLSLQSWRATLIPIVAVPISLIGTFGFMLIFGFSLNILTLLGLILAIGIVVDDAIVVVENVERIMEEEKLPPYEATKKAMNGLAGALIATSLVLCAVFVPVSFLSGITGQLYRQFTITIAVSVLISTVVALTLSPVMCSLILKPDNGKKKNIVFRKINHWLNVGNHKYVIAIRRVIGNPRRVLAGFGVVLIGILLIHRLIPTSFLPVEDQGYFKIELELPEGATLERTREVTDRAITYLEKNPYIAYVQNVTGSSPRVGSNQARSELTVILKPWEDRKDTSIDEIMSNVRHDLSEYPECKVYLSTPPVIPGLGTSGGFEMQLEARGEATFENLVQAADTLMYYASQRKELTGLSSSLQSDIPQLYFDVDRDKVKMLGVPLADVFSTMKAYTGSVYVNDFNMFNRIYKVYIQAEAPYREHKDNINLFFVKASNGAMIPLTSLGNASYTTGPGSIKRFNMFTTAVFRGEAAQGYSSGQAMEIMEQIARYHLPDNIGLEWSGLSYQEKKAGGQTGLVLALVFLFVFLFLAAQYESWTVPIAVLLSLPVAALGAYLGVWVCGLENDVYFQIGLVMLVGLAAKNAILIVEFAKVQVDRGGDLIQSAIHAAQLRFRPILMTSLAFVLGMLPMVLATGPGSASRAAIGTGVFFGMIFAIVVGIILVPFFFVLVYKTKAKLKNVPNVNVKLPFKSKKKTD; via the coding sequence ATGAAAGTTAGTTTTTTTATAGATAGACCTGTTTTCTCGATCGTTATCTCGATACTGATAGTCATCATCGGCATCATCGGACTGACCATGTTGCCTGTCGACCAGTATCCGCAGATCACTCCTCCGGTAGTGAAGATCAGTGCCTCTTATCCGGGAGCCAGTGCGCTTACGGTTTCGCAGGCTGTAGCAACTCCCATCGAACAGGAGATTAACGGAACACCGGGTATGCTTTATATGGAGTCGAACAGTTCCAACTCCGGAGGCTTCTCGGCAACGGTTACTTTTGATGTTTCTGCCGATCCGGACCTGGCCGCTGTAGAAATTCAGAACCGGGTGAAGCTGGCGGAAAGCCGTTTGCCGGCTGAAGTTATTCAAAACGGAATTTCAGTTGAAAAGCAGGCGCCCAGCCAGTTGATGACCCTTACATTGATGTCGTCCGATCCGAAATTTGACGAAATCTATTTGAGTAATTTTGCGACGATTAATGTACTCGATGTAATCCGCCGTATTCCGGGAGTAGGACGTGTGTCGAATATCGGTAGCCGTTATTATGCCATGCAAATCTGGGCAGAACCGGATAAATTAGCTAACTTCGGGCTGACTGTGCAGGATTTGCAGAATGCTTTGAAGGATCAGAATCGTGAATCGGCTGCCGGTGTACTTGGGCAGCAACCGGTGAAGGGGCTCGATGTGACAATCCCTATCACTACGCAGGGACGTCTTTCTACTGTAGAACAATTCGAAAATATTGTGATTCGTGCCAATACAAATGGCTCTATCATTCGTCTGCGCGATGTGGCACGAGTTTCACTGGAAGCCTCATCATATAGTACGGAGAGTGGCATCAATGGTAAGAATGCTGCCGTTCTGGGAATTTATATGCTTCCGGGCGCTAACGCAATGGAAGTAGCGAAAAGTGTAAAAGAGGCGATGGATGAAATCAGTAAAAACTTCCCTGAAGGGCTGAGCTATGAGGTTCCGTTCGATATGACGACTTATATTTCCGAGTCTATTCATGAAGTTTATAAGACCTTGTTTGAAGCATTGATCCTGGTAGTACTCGTCGTTTATCTTTCTTTGCAGAGTTGGCGGGCTACGTTGATTCCGATTGTTGCCGTTCCTATTTCACTGATCGGTACATTTGGTTTCATGCTGATTTTCGGTTTCTCGCTGAACATATTGACATTGCTCGGGTTGATTCTTGCCATCGGTATTGTGGTGGATGATGCTATTGTAGTGGTGGAAAATGTAGAGCGTATTATGGAGGAAGAGAAGTTGCCGCCATATGAAGCTACCAAGAAAGCCATGAATGGATTGGCAGGTGCGTTGATTGCTACCTCGCTGGTACTTTGTGCCGTATTTGTGCCGGTGAGCTTCCTCAGCGGAATTACGGGCCAACTTTACCGCCAGTTTACTATTACCATCGCTGTATCCGTACTGATTTCGACTGTTGTGGCGCTGACTCTGAGTCCGGTCATGTGTTCGCTGATTCTGAAACCGGACAATGGCAAAAAGAAGAACATTGTTTTCCGTAAAATCAACCATTGGTTGAACGTGGGCAATCATAAATATGTAATCGCTATCCGTAGGGTAATCGGTAATCCGCGTCGTGTATTGGCCGGTTTCGGAGTGGTGCTTATTGGTATTTTGTTGATTCACCGGTTGATTCCGACAAGTTTCCTTCCGGTGGAAGACCAAGGGTACTTCAAGATAGAGTTGGAATTGCCAGAAGGTGCTACGCTGGAACGTACCCGGGAGGTGACGGATCGTGCCATCACTTATCTGGAAAAGAATCCGTATATAGCCTATGTACAGAATGTTACCGGAAGTAGTCCCCGTGTAGGTAGCAATCAGGCTCGTAGTGAATTGACTGTTATCTTGAAGCCGTGGGAAGACCGCAAGGATACATCAATTGATGAGATTATGTCAAACGTCCGTCACGACCTGAGTGAGTATCCGGAGTGTAAAGTCTATCTTTCTACTCCTCCTGTTATTCCCGGTTTGGGAACCTCGGGTGGTTTTGAGATGCAACTGGAGGCTCGTGGCGAGGCTACTTTCGAAAATTTGGTGCAGGCGGCGGATACGCTGATGTATTATGCCTCTCAGCGCAAAGAGTTGACGGGACTTTCTTCTTCACTTCAGTCGGATATTCCACAGCTTTATTTCGATGTGGACCGTGATAAAGTGAAGATGCTAGGTGTGCCTTTGGCGGATGTTTTTTCAACAATGAAAGCTTATACCGGTTCGGTTTATGTAAATGACTTCAATATGTTCAACCGTATCTATAAGGTATACATTCAGGCTGAGGCACCCTATCGGGAACATAAGGACAATATTAACTTGTTCTTCGTGAAGGCTTCCAACGGGGCTATGATTCCGCTGACTTCTTTGGGAAACGCATCATATACTACGGGTCCCGGCAGCATTAAACGTTTCAATATGTTTACTACTGCTGTATTCCGCGGTGAGGCGGCACAGGGGTATAGTTCCGGACAGGCTATGGAGATTATGGAGCAGATTGCCCGGTATCATTTGCCCGATAATATCGGACTGGAGTGGAGTGGGCTTTCCTATCAGGAGAAAAAGGCGGGAGGACAGACCGGATTGGTATTGGCGCTGGTGTTCCTATTTGTATTCCTTTTCCTGGCAGCACAGTACGAAAGTTGGACGGTACCGATTGCTGTGTTACTCTCTTTGCCGGTGGCTGCCTTGGGGGCTTATCTGGGAGTATGGGTTTGCGGATTGGAAAACGATGTATATTTCCAGATCGGACTGGTGATGCTTGTCGGGTTGGCAGCAAAAAATGCCATCCTGATTGTAGAGTTTGCCAAAGTGCAGGTAGACCGTGGAGGTGATTTAATACAGTCTGCCATCCATGCCGCCCAATTGCGTTTTCGCCCCATCTTGATGACTTCCCTCGCCTTTGTGCTGGGTATGCTTCCGATGGTGCTGGCAACCGGTCCCGGTTCGGCAAGCCGTGCTGCTATTGGTACAGGAGTCTTTTTCGGAATGATCTTTGCCATTGTAGTGGGCATTATTCTGGTTCCATTCTTCTTTGTGCTGGTTTATAAGACAAAGGCAAAACTGAAAAATGTACCGAATGTGAACGTGAAATTACCGTTCAAGTCTAAAAAGAAAACTGATTGA
- a CDS encoding efflux RND transporter periplasmic adaptor subunit, giving the protein MRLFFTRKELKLRRKRTIAGIVCLALVAGIYWILTRPHKVEPEVPTVIVEPAERDNVEIFGEYVGRIRAQQFVEVRARVEGYLESMLFAEGTYVNKNQVLFVINQDQYRAKADKARAQLKKDEAQALKAKRDLERIKPLYAQNAASQLDLDNAEAAYESAVATVAMSEADLAQAELELGYTLVRSPLSGHISERNVDLGTLVGPGGKSLLATVVKSDTVLVDFSMTALDYLKSKERNINIGQQDSSRSWQPNITITLADNTVYPYKGYVDFAEPQVDPQTGTFSVRAEMPNPKQVLLPGQFTKVKLLLDVREGAIVVPHKAVTIEKGGAYIYVMRRDSTAEKRFIELGPEFGNKLVVERGLGAGEEVVVEGYHKLTPGMKVRATLPQPSAEKKETE; this is encoded by the coding sequence ATGAGACTGTTTTTTACGAGAAAAGAGCTAAAACTGAGGAGAAAAAGAACAATTGCAGGCATCGTCTGTTTGGCTTTGGTGGCAGGCATTTACTGGATTCTGACACGACCACATAAAGTAGAGCCGGAAGTGCCGACTGTAATTGTAGAGCCCGCAGAAAGGGATAATGTAGAGATTTTCGGTGAGTATGTGGGGCGCATACGTGCACAACAATTTGTGGAAGTGCGGGCCCGTGTGGAGGGGTATCTGGAAAGTATGCTCTTTGCCGAGGGAACGTATGTGAATAAAAATCAGGTGCTTTTTGTGATCAATCAGGATCAATATCGTGCAAAGGCAGATAAAGCACGGGCACAACTGAAAAAAGATGAAGCACAGGCATTGAAAGCAAAGCGGGATTTGGAACGTATCAAGCCTTTGTATGCCCAGAATGCGGCCAGCCAGTTAGATCTGGACAATGCGGAGGCGGCCTATGAAAGTGCGGTGGCAACCGTTGCCATGAGTGAGGCGGACCTGGCGCAGGCAGAGTTGGAGTTGGGTTATACATTGGTCCGTTCGCCGTTGTCCGGACACATCAGCGAACGTAATGTGGATTTGGGGACACTGGTGGGACCGGGTGGAAAATCGCTTTTGGCTACAGTTGTGAAGAGTGATACGGTGCTGGTGGACTTCAGCATGACTGCTCTGGATTATCTGAAGAGCAAAGAACGTAATATCAATATCGGTCAGCAGGACTCTTCCCGTTCCTGGCAGCCGAACATCACCATTACCTTAGCGGATAATACGGTATACCCTTATAAAGGATATGTGGATTTTGCCGAACCTCAGGTAGATCCGCAGACCGGTACTTTTTCGGTAAGAGCGGAGATGCCGAACCCGAAACAGGTATTGCTTCCGGGACAGTTTACGAAGGTAAAGCTGCTCTTGGATGTACGTGAAGGAGCCATCGTTGTACCGCATAAAGCAGTGACTATCGAGAAAGGCGGAGCATATATTTATGTGATGCGCAGAGATTCTACGGCAGAGAAACGGTTCATTGAGTTGGGACCTGAATTTGGTAATAAACTCGTTGTGGAGAGAGGTTTGGGTGCAGGTGAAGAAGTGGTGGTGGAAGGGTATCACAAGCTGACACCGGGAATGAAAGTGAGAGCCACTTTACCCCAGCCGTCAGCTGAGAAAAAAGAGACTGAGTGA
- a CDS encoding patatin-like phospholipase family protein encodes MKKHLSLILVLLPVLFLALPALAQERKKVGVVLSGGGAKGVAHIQALKVIEEAGIPIDYIVGTSMGSIIGGLYSIGYTPQQLDSMVRKQDWMFLLSDRVKRSAMSLNEREKSEKYVFSFPFTKSPKDAVSGGIIKGQNLANLFTELTVGYHDSVDFNKLPIPFACVSQNIVNGEQIVFHNGILATAMRASMAIPGVFTPVRKDSMILIDGGMINNYPVDVARSMGADIIIGVDVQNNLKGIDKLNSAPDILSQIIDLTTKNNHQSNVGLTDTYIKVNVEGYSSASFTPAAIDSLMHRGEVAARKQWASLLALKKKIGIADTFVPQSHGPYTMFSKDRTLHVKEITFSDVEENDKKWLMKKCKLQENSRISMRQIEQALFILRGNQSYSNASYTLTDTPEGYKLNFLLEKKYEKTINVGIRFDSEEIASLLINATAQLKTHIPSKVSVTGRLGKRYMARVDYTLEPMQQRNVNFSYMFQYNDINIYDHGDRAYNTTYKYHSGEFGFSDVWYKNFRFGFGARIEYFKYKDFLFKKPEFTMNVNSEYFISYFAQLRYNTFDKGYFPSKGSNFSGAYSLYTDNFARYNGHAPFSALSASWESVFSISNRLTLIPALYGRVLIGQEIPYAYENALGGDVFGRYLPQQLPFAGIYNIELTHNSVAVASLKLRQRMGSKHYITLAGNFALSDDNFFKILKGNRIYGCSIGYGLDSMFGPLEASLGYSNQSKDVGFYVNLGFSF; translated from the coding sequence ATGAAAAAACATTTGTCATTGATATTAGTTCTGTTACCGGTACTTTTTCTGGCACTCCCCGCTCTGGCACAAGAACGTAAAAAAGTCGGAGTGGTACTCAGTGGAGGAGGTGCAAAAGGGGTAGCACATATCCAGGCACTGAAAGTCATAGAAGAAGCCGGCATTCCGATCGATTATATAGTAGGTACCAGTATGGGATCCATTATCGGCGGATTATACTCTATCGGATATACTCCTCAGCAATTGGACAGCATGGTGCGCAAACAGGACTGGATGTTCTTACTGAGCGACCGGGTGAAACGTAGCGCCATGTCACTCAATGAACGTGAAAAGTCAGAAAAATATGTTTTTTCGTTTCCGTTTACCAAAAGTCCCAAAGATGCAGTTTCAGGTGGCATCATAAAAGGACAAAATCTGGCCAATCTTTTTACGGAACTGACAGTGGGATATCACGATTCCGTAGATTTCAACAAACTTCCCATCCCCTTTGCCTGCGTTTCACAAAATATCGTAAATGGCGAACAGATTGTGTTCCACAATGGAATACTTGCCACAGCTATGCGGGCCAGTATGGCTATTCCGGGAGTATTCACCCCGGTACGGAAGGATAGTATGATCCTGATTGACGGCGGCATGATCAACAACTACCCTGTAGATGTGGCCAGATCGATGGGTGCGGATATCATCATCGGGGTAGATGTACAAAACAATCTGAAAGGAATCGACAAACTAAACAGCGCTCCGGACATACTCTCTCAAATCATCGACCTGACAACTAAAAACAACCATCAAAGCAATGTCGGCCTGACCGATACTTATATAAAGGTAAATGTAGAAGGATATTCCTCGGCCAGTTTTACTCCCGCAGCCATCGACTCCCTGATGCACCGGGGAGAAGTAGCAGCCCGCAAGCAATGGGCTTCTCTGCTCGCTCTCAAAAAGAAAATCGGCATTGCAGACACGTTCGTACCCCAATCGCACGGCCCTTATACCATGTTCTCAAAGGACCGGACCCTGCATGTGAAAGAAATCACCTTCTCCGATGTAGAAGAAAACGATAAGAAATGGTTAATGAAGAAATGTAAACTGCAAGAAAACAGCAGAATCAGCATGCGTCAGATTGAGCAGGCACTGTTCATCCTGCGTGGAAACCAGTCTTACTCAAATGCCAGTTATACACTGACCGATACTCCCGAAGGTTACAAACTAAACTTCCTGCTAGAGAAAAAGTACGAGAAAACGATTAATGTAGGCATCCGGTTCGACTCGGAAGAGATAGCTTCATTATTAATAAACGCTACGGCACAGTTAAAGACTCATATTCCCTCCAAAGTCTCCGTCACCGGGCGATTGGGCAAACGATACATGGCACGGGTAGACTATACATTGGAGCCGATGCAACAACGAAACGTCAACTTTTCGTACATGTTCCAATACAATGACATCAACATTTACGATCATGGTGACCGTGCCTATAACACTACTTACAAATATCATTCCGGTGAGTTTGGATTTTCGGATGTATGGTATAAAAACTTTCGGTTTGGGTTCGGAGCACGAATCGAGTATTTCAAATACAAAGATTTCCTCTTCAAGAAACCGGAATTTACGATGAATGTCAATTCCGAATATTTCATCAGCTATTTTGCACAATTGCGTTACAACACTTTCGACAAAGGGTATTTTCCATCTAAGGGAAGTAACTTCTCCGGAGCTTATTCGCTGTACACAGACAACTTTGCCCGATATAACGGACATGCCCCCTTCTCTGCACTCAGTGCTTCCTGGGAAAGTGTATTCTCCATAAGTAACCGCCTGACATTGATCCCGGCACTTTATGGCAGGGTATTGATCGGCCAAGAGATCCCTTATGCTTATGAAAATGCGTTAGGAGGCGATGTATTCGGCCGTTACCTTCCTCAACAACTCCCGTTTGCAGGAATTTACAATATAGAACTAACTCACAATTCCGTTGCCGTGGCTTCCTTGAAACTACGCCAACGCATGGGTAGCAAACATTATATCACGTTGGCCGGAAATTTCGCCTTGAGTGATGACAATTTTTTCAAAATCCTGAAAGGTAACCGGATTTACGGTTGCAGTATCGGATACGGCCTGGACAGTATGTTCGGTCCGTTGGAAGCTTCATTAGGATATTCCAATCAATCCAAAGACGTGGGATTCTACGTAAATTTAGGATTCTCTTTTTAA
- a CDS encoding 1-acyl-sn-glycerol-3-phosphate acyltransferase encodes MKKAIYSFIYYHLLGWKTNVTVPNYDKCVICAAPHTTNMDLFIGKLFYGAIGRKTSFMMKKEWFFFPLGILFKAVGGIPVNRGRKSSLVEQMAEVFAKRPKFHLAITPEGTRKRNPNWKKGFYYIALKAQVPIVLIGIDYNTKTVTSTKAIMPSGDIEKDMREIKLYFKDFKGKHPENFSIGDVE; translated from the coding sequence ATGAAGAAAGCAATATATAGCTTTATCTACTATCACCTGTTGGGGTGGAAAACCAATGTAACGGTACCGAACTATGATAAATGTGTAATCTGTGCGGCACCTCATACAACGAATATGGACCTCTTTATCGGTAAACTGTTTTATGGAGCGATAGGCCGTAAAACCAGTTTCATGATGAAAAAAGAGTGGTTTTTCTTTCCTTTAGGAATCTTGTTCAAGGCCGTAGGCGGCATCCCCGTAAATCGAGGACGCAAAAGCTCACTGGTAGAACAAATGGCAGAGGTCTTTGCCAAAAGACCTAAGTTTCATCTTGCAATCACTCCCGAAGGAACCCGTAAACGCAACCCCAACTGGAAAAAAGGATTCTACTACATCGCATTGAAAGCGCAAGTCCCTATCGTGCTGATCGGAATCGATTACAATACGAAAACAGTTACCTCCACCAAAGCAATCATGCCCAGCGGAGACATTGAAAAGGATATGCGTGAAATAAAACTTTATTTCAAAGATTTCAAGGGAAAACATCCCGAGAACTTCTCCATTGGAGACGTTGAATGA
- a CDS encoding amidohydrolase — MKISIVQTDIIWENKQENLRLLREKLSPLRGTTEIVVLPEMFTTGFSMNSRLLAEPVSGTTLRSLKNYAIEFHLSLAGSFICEEQGSYYNRAFLITPDGQEFYYDKRHLFRMGHEAEHFSAGSRKVIIPYNGWNICLQVCYDLRFPVWSRNVNNEYDLLIYVASWPTPRIQAWNTLLCARAIENQCYVCGVNRIGQDGNGLCYPGYSALYGPKGENLAGTPDSEEKIQTIELSLEALTTFRHKFPCWKDADPFLLY, encoded by the coding sequence ATGAAAATCTCGATTGTACAGACAGATATTATCTGGGAAAATAAACAGGAAAATCTCCGTTTGCTCCGCGAAAAGCTATCACCTCTTCGCGGAACAACGGAGATTGTTGTTTTACCGGAGATGTTTACAACAGGATTCAGTATGAACAGCCGGCTATTAGCCGAACCGGTTTCCGGTACCACGCTCCGGAGTCTCAAAAATTATGCCATAGAATTTCATTTGTCATTGGCCGGGAGTTTCATTTGTGAAGAACAAGGTTCTTATTATAACCGGGCTTTCCTGATCACTCCCGATGGACAGGAATTTTACTATGACAAACGCCACCTCTTCCGCATGGGACACGAAGCGGAACATTTTTCGGCAGGCAGCCGGAAAGTGATCATTCCCTACAACGGTTGGAACATCTGCCTGCAGGTATGTTACGACCTCCGCTTTCCTGTCTGGAGCAGGAATGTGAACAATGAATATGACCTCCTTATATATGTAGCCAGTTGGCCGACTCCACGTATTCAGGCATGGAATACATTATTATGCGCACGTGCCATTGAAAATCAATGTTATGTATGCGGTGTGAACCGTATAGGACAGGACGGCAACGGGCTCTGTTATCCGGGGTATTCCGCTTTATATGGACCTAAAGGAGAAAACCTGGCAGGAACTCCCGATTCGGAAGAAAAAATACAAACCATTGAACTTAGCCTGGAAGCCCTCACTACTTTTCGTCATAAATTCCCTTGCTGGAAAGATGCAGACCCCTTTCTCCTTTACTAA